In the Paenibacillus sp. FSL H7-0357 genome, one interval contains:
- a CDS encoding glycosyltransferase family 4 protein: MREKLLFISAENPFPQDSGGKLRTGNILNILLTKYDVDLLTFRNQRQVDKEEALPALTVHEVERTMNYRKAMLRSLYTWRNCSYMSHVDVDMKDAIKRLCNQNRYSHVFISHSLLGCCIDIVRGELPDAVIVTDAHNFESNLSAQLAHKKSGFAKLFYSLNAHWTKRDELKLMDKTNLLLTTSEQDGLAFKSISVKNANKVHVIPNFIRISDYRTTVNTPKEKWIILPGNMNYFPNVNAATYFFRDIYPLVKARVPEIKWYIVGRDVHPDVAALGEKDPSIVITGYVDSVADYVRKAQVVIAPLQEGSGTRLKILEAWALKTPVVSSTKGAEGLLYEHSRNILIADDPVTFADSVVKLLLDHEQGLVLADRAHETLMVNYEAESVREKLLSLV, from the coding sequence ATGAGGGAGAAATTACTGTTCATATCCGCAGAGAATCCGTTTCCGCAAGATAGTGGAGGCAAACTCAGAACCGGAAATATTCTAAATATTCTGCTAACCAAATATGATGTAGATCTCCTGACCTTCAGGAATCAGAGGCAGGTTGATAAAGAAGAGGCCCTACCCGCACTTACTGTGCATGAAGTGGAACGAACCATGAATTACCGCAAGGCGATGCTGCGTTCACTTTATACATGGCGCAACTGTTCTTATATGAGCCATGTCGATGTGGACATGAAGGATGCAATTAAGAGACTGTGTAATCAGAACCGCTACAGCCATGTGTTTATTTCACACAGCTTGCTTGGCTGCTGTATTGATATTGTACGGGGCGAGTTGCCGGACGCTGTCATTGTCACCGATGCCCATAATTTCGAGAGCAACCTGTCAGCCCAGCTGGCGCATAAGAAAAGCGGATTTGCTAAGCTTTTCTATTCACTGAATGCGCATTGGACGAAACGGGATGAGCTGAAGCTGATGGACAAAACCAACCTGCTGCTGACTACTTCGGAACAGGATGGTCTAGCGTTCAAGTCGATCTCTGTCAAGAATGCAAATAAAGTGCATGTTATCCCTAATTTCATCCGTATCAGCGATTACCGCACAACTGTTAATACCCCTAAGGAAAAATGGATTATTCTTCCGGGTAATATGAACTATTTCCCAAATGTGAATGCAGCGACCTACTTTTTCCGTGATATTTATCCGCTTGTGAAAGCCCGGGTACCCGAAATCAAATGGTATATCGTAGGACGGGATGTACATCCTGATGTGGCTGCTTTGGGTGAAAAAGATCCTTCCATTGTGATTACCGGCTATGTGGACAGCGTGGCGGATTATGTCCGGAAGGCCCAGGTAGTCATCGCCCCCTTGCAGGAAGGCAGCGGAACACGCCTGAAGATCCTTGAGGCATGGGCGCTGAAGACACCTGTTGTGTCTAGCACAAAGGGAGCTGAAGGTCTGTTGTACGAGCATTCCCGGAATATTTTGATTGCTGATGATCCCGTAACTTTTGCAGACAGTGTGGTGAAACTTCTTCTGGATCATGAACAGGGCCTGGTACTCGCAGACCGGGCGCATGAGACACTGATGGTAAATTATGAGGCTGAAAGTGTCAGGGAAAAGCTGCTCAGTTTGGTCTAA
- a CDS encoding GGDEF domain-containing protein has protein sequence MKFIAVHFDLKTLLVCLFFANLFTVLLVLAYHSRYPRDGTSRLFIVAKLLQLVILILLLVEGSTPFKFLRLILALGCLAGATAEMLALLKLLGASTDRVKRSYYTLAGCSGAGLLVIEMLFPLRVQPIVIVWTSLSVAGLMAYPVYILCVKLKETPLQKIMGLLYSFVMLSLLGRAVEPFLGTGATDTAASGLLQAFFYIAVYLLMFLWTAGFMLLSRERIYAELERVSTYDELTGILNRRAFVQRAGPLLDTAAKEATPFSFLLLDVDHFKSINDTYGHDTGDKVLRDFASKIEGQLANGDLFGRFGGEEFAVFLHRADEAASDEIAERLRLSVLDTVVEGLPMPYTISIGVITVTSAEMVPLNTLYKLSDNALYEAKQQGRNCVSRSRLTRTLPLP, from the coding sequence GTGAAATTTATAGCTGTCCATTTTGATCTTAAGACCTTGCTCGTTTGCCTTTTTTTCGCCAATCTTTTTACGGTGCTGCTGGTATTGGCCTACCATTCCCGTTACCCGAGGGATGGAACCTCCAGATTATTTATAGTTGCAAAGCTGCTTCAGCTGGTGATCCTGATTTTGCTGCTGGTGGAGGGTTCTACTCCCTTTAAGTTTCTTCGGCTGATCCTTGCGCTGGGCTGCCTGGCGGGAGCAACCGCAGAGATGTTAGCCCTGCTGAAGCTGCTCGGAGCAAGCACAGACCGGGTAAAGAGAAGTTACTATACGCTTGCAGGCTGCTCCGGGGCTGGACTGCTGGTGATAGAAATGCTGTTTCCCTTAAGGGTTCAGCCTATCGTCATCGTCTGGACATCCCTGTCCGTTGCGGGTCTTATGGCTTATCCGGTGTATATCCTCTGCGTGAAGCTGAAAGAGACTCCGCTGCAAAAAATTATGGGCCTGCTCTACAGCTTCGTGATGTTGTCGCTGCTGGGACGGGCGGTTGAGCCGTTCTTGGGAACCGGGGCAACAGACACTGCAGCTTCGGGGTTGTTGCAAGCGTTTTTTTATATTGCCGTCTATCTGTTGATGTTCCTGTGGACAGCAGGTTTTATGCTGCTTTCCCGGGAGCGGATCTATGCAGAGCTGGAGCGGGTATCAACATATGACGAACTGACCGGCATTCTTAACCGCAGAGCGTTTGTGCAACGTGCCGGCCCCCTGCTTGACACCGCTGCCAAGGAAGCTACCCCTTTCTCGTTCCTGCTGCTGGACGTGGATCATTTCAAGAGTATAAATGATACCTATGGCCATGATACCGGGGACAAGGTGCTGCGGGATTTTGCAAGTAAAATTGAAGGGCAGCTCGCTAATGGTGATCTGTTCGGCAGGTTCGGGGGCGAGGAATTCGCCGTATTTCTGCACCGTGCGGACGAGGCGGCAAGTGATGAAATCGCCGAACGGCTGCGCCTTTCCGTACTTGATACGGTTGTCGAAGGGCTGCCGATGCCCTATACCATAAGCATCGGGGTAATTACTGTCACCTCGGCAGAAATGGTTCCGCTGAATACACTGTATAAGCTGAGTGATAACGCCTTGTACGAAGCGAAGCAGCAGGGCCGGAATTGTGTCTCCAGAAGCCGGCTAACGAGAACCTTGCCTCTGCCCTGA
- a CDS encoding GGDEF domain-containing protein, whose amino-acid sequence MNFQLDITTLLYLFIFGNLFIALLVTFYRFYFPKDIASCVFIAAKWVQVLYWSSILLWDVIPRFIGIPLSNGLILAGGFMEIAALLMMMGMFGRRVKLYYLVLIVGSIISFCMIALFFNHPNLRVASTSLWSMFFVILPAYLLTSNKERTPLQSMLGFVFYAFGLSMLGRAFAALFLEPGMGALSANTAQYLYYLGMFFLLIVGTAAFILLSNEHSYKKLKKMATYDTLTGILSRRAFLLEAEVKLTLAVRKQEYYSLLLLDLDHFKEVNDTYGHDKGDKVLQAFAFTIESSLGNDDLFGRVGGEEFAVLLYGLNEEDSGRKAEQLRTAVMDAPKLNLPCGYTVSIGVITVLPTPRTFFNMLYKLSDRALYQAKQQGRNCVVISR is encoded by the coding sequence ATGAACTTCCAGCTTGATATTACAACGCTGTTATACTTGTTTATCTTTGGGAATTTATTTATTGCCTTGCTCGTCACCTTTTACCGCTTCTACTTCCCGAAGGACATTGCTTCATGCGTATTTATTGCTGCGAAGTGGGTGCAGGTCCTGTATTGGAGTTCCATCCTGCTGTGGGATGTTATCCCGCGCTTTATTGGAATTCCACTGAGCAATGGGCTCATTCTTGCCGGAGGCTTCATGGAGATTGCAGCGCTGCTGATGATGATGGGCATGTTCGGGCGGAGGGTGAAGCTGTACTATTTAGTGCTGATCGTGGGCAGTATAATCAGCTTTTGCATGATCGCGCTGTTTTTTAACCATCCGAATTTGCGGGTCGCGTCTACATCGCTGTGGTCGATGTTTTTTGTGATTTTGCCGGCGTATCTTCTGACCTCTAACAAGGAGAGAACACCGCTTCAGAGTATGCTGGGATTCGTATTTTATGCGTTTGGCCTGTCAATGCTGGGTCGGGCGTTCGCGGCCCTGTTTCTGGAACCCGGCATGGGCGCTTTGTCCGCGAATACCGCGCAATATCTATATTATCTGGGAATGTTCTTTTTGCTGATTGTAGGTACCGCAGCCTTTATTCTCCTCTCCAATGAGCATTCTTATAAAAAGCTGAAGAAAATGGCCACCTACGACACGTTGACAGGGATTTTGAGCCGCCGGGCTTTTCTTCTGGAGGCGGAAGTGAAGCTGACTCTTGCGGTCAGAAAACAGGAGTATTACTCCCTTCTGCTGCTGGATCTGGATCACTTCAAGGAAGTCAATGACACCTATGGTCATGATAAAGGGGATAAGGTCTTGCAGGCTTTTGCATTTACGATTGAGAGCAGCCTTGGAAACGACGATCTGTTCGGCAGAGTGGGCGGGGAAGAGTTTGCCGTTCTGCTCTATGGGCTGAACGAAGAGGACAGCGGCCGCAAAGCGGAACAGCTGCGTACGGCTGTGATGGATGCCCCGAAGTTAAATCTGCCTTGCGGGTATACAGTCAGCATCGGTGTGATTACCGTTCTGCCCACTCCCCGGACATTCTTTAATATGCTGTATAAGCTCTCGGACCGGGCATTATACCAGGCGAAGCAGCAAGGCCGAAATTGTGTAGTGATCTCCCGGTAA
- the murC gene encoding UDP-N-acetylmuramate--L-alanine ligase, whose translation MDTTERVHFIGIGGYGMSAIARVMLEMGYTVTGSDVAAQELTEKLIAKGAKVYIGHTAEQVKGADLVVYSTALASDNVEWVEAERLKIPVLHRSQMLARLLNERKGVAVAGAHGKTTTSSMIALIMEDCGVDPTYIIGGEIMNVGTNAKAGQGEFVVAEADESDGSFLQYHPWLGIVTNIEADHLENYGGDFGRLKAAYVQFMNQLREDGTAIVCADDENVSALLPEVKGSVITYGIHQNADYIATDIVLGDRQVAYTMNSGGQVLGRIELSIPGQYNLYNSMAAVIACLKSGIAFEEIAAAIVKFHGAKRRFQVLGEINDILVIDDYAHHPTEIQATISAAKATGKRIIAVFQPQRYTRTFFLLDAFSRAFSEADEVIITDIYSPAGEKQIEGVTSAKLVELIIQNSNAGARHLPTKEAVLADLRGRIAPGDLVITMGAGDIWKVGYALADDLRELEK comes from the coding sequence TTGGATACTACTGAACGTGTGCATTTTATAGGGATCGGCGGCTACGGAATGAGCGCGATTGCCCGGGTGATGCTGGAAATGGGATATACGGTTACGGGCTCCGATGTGGCAGCTCAGGAATTAACCGAGAAATTGATTGCCAAAGGTGCCAAAGTCTATATTGGACATACTGCGGAACAGGTTAAGGGTGCAGATCTGGTTGTTTATTCTACGGCACTCGCAAGTGATAATGTGGAATGGGTAGAGGCGGAACGTCTCAAAATCCCGGTTCTACACCGCTCGCAGATGCTGGCCAGGCTGCTGAATGAACGCAAAGGGGTAGCTGTCGCCGGCGCGCACGGCAAAACTACCACCTCTTCGATGATCGCGCTGATCATGGAAGATTGCGGAGTGGACCCGACCTATATTATTGGTGGAGAGATTATGAATGTCGGTACGAATGCGAAGGCAGGACAAGGGGAATTTGTTGTGGCCGAAGCGGATGAAAGCGACGGCTCGTTCCTGCAGTATCATCCTTGGCTGGGGATCGTAACGAATATTGAAGCGGACCATCTGGAGAATTACGGTGGGGACTTCGGCCGCCTGAAGGCCGCTTACGTGCAGTTTATGAACCAGCTGCGCGAAGACGGCACCGCGATTGTGTGTGCGGATGATGAGAATGTCAGCGCCCTTTTACCTGAAGTTAAGGGCTCGGTAATTACCTACGGTATTCATCAGAACGCTGATTATATAGCCACTGACATCGTGCTCGGCGACCGGCAGGTGGCGTATACAATGAACAGCGGCGGTCAAGTGCTGGGGCGCATTGAGCTCTCCATTCCCGGACAGTACAATCTGTACAATTCAATGGCTGCGGTCATTGCTTGTCTGAAGTCAGGGATTGCATTTGAAGAAATCGCTGCAGCTATCGTGAAATTCCATGGAGCGAAGCGCCGGTTTCAGGTGCTTGGCGAAATCAATGATATTCTTGTAATAGACGATTACGCCCATCATCCAACGGAGATCCAGGCAACGATCAGCGCAGCTAAAGCAACCGGCAAACGGATTATTGCCGTGTTCCAGCCGCAGCGCTACACCCGTACCTTCTTTCTGCTGGATGCGTTCAGCCGTGCCTTCAGCGAAGCTGATGAAGTGATCATTACGGATATCTATTCGCCGGCCGGAGAGAAGCAGATTGAAGGTGTCACTTCCGCAAAGCTGGTGGAGCTGATTATACAGAACAGCAACGCCGGTGCAAGGCATCTGCCTACCAAAGAAGCCGTGCTGGCTGACCTGCGGGGCCGTATCGCTCCCGGTGATCTGGTGATCACGATGGGCGCAGGAGATATCTGGAAGGTTGGGTATGCACTGGCTGATGACTTGCGGGAACTTGAAAAATAA
- a CDS encoding bifunctional folylpolyglutamate synthase/dihydrofolate synthase, protein MEEIIGGGGTAPLSSYTEAVEWINSLIPFGIRPGLERIELLMEKLDHPHRKLKFIHVAGTNGKGSTCAFLTSVLIQSGYSVGTFTSPYITKFTNRFQYNGTDIPEDTLLELSNKLRPLVQEIADSELGSPTMFEVATALAILYFGEVCYPDVVVWETGLGGRLDVTNIVTPIVSVITNVGHDHTDVLGDTLEEIAGEKAGIIKPGVPAVSCVSQPEAIAVLKAKAADSRSTLYLAGEDFSYELAGIKDGVQSFNFKGPFRSLEIGIAMKGEHQLSNAAGAMMALEVLRQYMAFMLEDEDVLEGFRSTFWAGRLEEVSASPRIVLDGAHNPEGAESLAKSLPQFYKYGKLNLLMGMLANKHHESYFKHILPIVDTLILTEPDFRKKMDAEDLQAIAERLREKYAKENLKIIVERNWGKALQLLQSITAEDDLAVVSGTLYLISDVRSTLLQQPDSEKGW, encoded by the coding sequence ATGGAAGAGATCATCGGGGGCGGCGGTACCGCTCCCTTAAGTTCCTATACAGAAGCGGTAGAGTGGATCAACAGTCTAATTCCTTTCGGCATTCGTCCGGGTCTGGAGCGGATTGAGCTGCTGATGGAGAAGCTGGACCATCCGCACCGCAAGCTGAAATTCATTCACGTGGCGGGGACGAACGGAAAGGGCTCGACCTGCGCTTTTTTGACCAGTGTGCTGATCCAGAGCGGTTACAGCGTAGGGACCTTTACTTCGCCCTATATCACCAAGTTCACTAACCGTTTCCAGTACAATGGGACGGATATTCCCGAAGATACTTTGCTGGAGCTGTCGAATAAGCTTCGTCCGCTGGTACAGGAAATTGCAGACAGCGAGCTTGGTTCACCGACGATGTTCGAGGTGGCCACAGCGCTGGCGATTCTCTACTTCGGGGAGGTCTGTTATCCGGATGTAGTCGTATGGGAGACGGGGCTTGGGGGAAGGCTGGATGTAACAAACATCGTGACACCTATTGTGTCCGTGATTACGAATGTCGGACATGATCATACCGATGTGCTGGGAGATACGCTGGAGGAAATTGCCGGTGAGAAGGCCGGAATTATCAAACCGGGTGTTCCTGCAGTCAGCTGTGTGAGCCAGCCGGAAGCGATAGCGGTGCTTAAGGCCAAAGCGGCAGACAGCCGCTCTACCCTCTATCTGGCCGGAGAAGATTTCAGCTATGAGCTAGCCGGAATCAAAGACGGCGTGCAGAGCTTTAACTTTAAGGGTCCCTTCCGCTCCCTTGAGATCGGCATTGCCATGAAAGGCGAGCATCAGCTCAGCAATGCGGCCGGGGCCATGATGGCGCTGGAGGTTCTGCGGCAATATATGGCCTTTATGCTGGAGGATGAGGATGTGCTGGAGGGTTTCCGAAGCACATTCTGGGCTGGAAGGCTGGAAGAGGTAAGTGCTTCTCCGCGCATTGTACTGGATGGGGCGCACAACCCCGAAGGTGCGGAGAGCCTGGCCAAGAGCCTTCCGCAGTTTTATAAATACGGTAAATTAAATTTGCTCATGGGGATGCTGGCAAATAAGCATCATGAGTCATACTTCAAGCATATACTGCCTATAGTGGATACGCTCATCCTGACCGAACCGGATTTCCGGAAGAAAATGGACGCGGAAGATCTGCAGGCCATCGCAGAACGTCTGCGTGAGAAATATGCTAAAGAAAACTTAAAAATCATAGTAGAACGTAATTGGGGTAAGGCGCTGCAACTGCTGCAATCGATCACAGCGGAAGACGACCTTGCTGTCGTGTCCGGAACGCTGTATTTGATTTCTGATGTACGAAGTACGCTTTTGCAGCAACCCGATTCTGAAAAAGGCTGGTGA
- a CDS encoding valine--tRNA ligase, with translation MPTTYDPKAAEQKWYAYWMEKEFFKAGMRPEAEPYSIVIPPPNVTGMLHIGHALDFTLQDILIRTKRMQGFDTLWLPGTDHAGIATQTKVEQKLRQQGLSRHDLGREKFLEQVWEWKDQYANTIHEQWAKMGLSLDYSRERFTLDKGMSSGVRQVFVELYRKGLIYRGKRIINWDPAARTALSDIEVEYKEVNGHLYHLRYPLKDGSGFITVATTRPETMLGDTAVAVHPKDERYQDLIGKTLILPVIGREIPIIADDYVEKEFGSGAVKITPAHDPNDFEVGLRHNLPQINVMDEGGMMNEEAGPYQGLDRSECRKAIVADLKEQGVLISIEDHLHQVGHSERSGAVVEPYLSTQWFVKMQPLAEAAITAQKNGEGVNFVPDRFEKTYLNWIENVRDWCISRQLWWGHRIPAWYSESTGEVFVAYTEEEAREISGLDDLKQDEDVLDTWFSSNLWPFATLGWPDESSSDYQRFYPNNVLVTGYDIIYFWVARMIFSALEFTGKKPFSDVFMHGLVRDAEGRKMSKSLGNGIDPLDVIEQYGADAMRYMISTSSTAGQDLRFRMERVEQARNFANKIWNASRFALMNLEGVNFADIDITGELSTADRWILHRLNETSRDITRLIDSYEYGETGRLLYNFIWDDLCDWYIEFAKLSLYGADAAAKAKTQSVLAYVLDRTLRLIHPFMPFITEEIWQHLPHEGETITLAEWPKYDAALENPQAVAEMTLLMDIIRAVRNIRAEVNVPMSKKVELIIKAGNEDTLSIITRNDNYIGRFCNTSSFEASLDPQTPDKVMSAVVTGAELLLPLSGLIDIEQEIIRLEKEVQSLNSEVERVEKKLGNQGFVAKAPAKVIEEERAKQADYSAKREKVLARIAELRG, from the coding sequence ATGCCGACTACATATGATCCGAAGGCGGCTGAACAGAAATGGTATGCCTACTGGATGGAGAAGGAGTTCTTCAAGGCTGGAATGCGGCCTGAAGCAGAGCCTTACAGCATTGTAATTCCACCGCCAAATGTAACCGGGATGCTGCACATCGGGCATGCGCTCGATTTCACGCTGCAGGATATCCTGATCCGTACCAAGCGGATGCAGGGCTTCGATACCCTTTGGCTCCCGGGAACGGACCATGCTGGTATTGCTACCCAGACCAAGGTGGAGCAGAAGCTGCGCCAGCAGGGCCTGTCCCGGCATGATCTGGGCCGCGAGAAATTCCTGGAGCAGGTATGGGAGTGGAAGGACCAGTATGCCAACACCATTCATGAGCAGTGGGCCAAGATGGGCCTGTCCCTCGACTATTCGCGCGAGCGGTTCACTCTGGATAAAGGGATGTCCAGCGGTGTACGCCAGGTATTTGTGGAGTTATACCGTAAAGGACTGATCTATCGCGGCAAGCGCATTATCAACTGGGATCCGGCAGCCCGTACCGCTTTATCCGATATTGAAGTTGAGTACAAAGAAGTTAACGGTCACCTGTACCACCTGCGCTACCCTCTTAAAGACGGCAGCGGATTCATCACCGTAGCAACGACACGTCCGGAGACGATGCTGGGCGATACGGCGGTAGCGGTGCATCCGAAGGATGAACGCTATCAGGATCTAATCGGCAAAACGTTGATCCTTCCGGTCATCGGCCGGGAAATTCCGATTATCGCCGATGATTACGTAGAGAAAGAATTCGGCAGCGGCGCGGTTAAGATCACTCCGGCCCATGATCCGAATGACTTTGAAGTTGGCCTACGCCATAACCTTCCGCAGATCAATGTGATGGACGAAGGCGGCATGATGAACGAGGAGGCAGGTCCTTATCAGGGACTGGACCGCAGCGAATGCCGCAAAGCGATTGTTGCTGATCTCAAAGAGCAGGGCGTTCTGATTTCGATTGAGGACCATCTGCATCAGGTAGGACACAGCGAGCGTTCCGGCGCAGTGGTTGAGCCATATTTGTCCACCCAGTGGTTCGTGAAGATGCAGCCGCTGGCCGAAGCTGCCATCACTGCACAGAAGAACGGCGAAGGTGTTAATTTTGTACCGGACCGTTTTGAGAAAACATATTTGAACTGGATCGAAAATGTGCGTGACTGGTGTATTTCCCGCCAATTGTGGTGGGGCCACCGTATCCCGGCCTGGTACTCTGAATCTACAGGTGAAGTGTTTGTAGCATATACGGAAGAGGAAGCCCGCGAAATCAGCGGACTTGATGATCTGAAGCAGGATGAGGACGTTCTCGATACGTGGTTCAGCTCCAATCTGTGGCCGTTCGCTACACTGGGCTGGCCGGATGAAAGCAGCAGCGACTATCAGCGGTTTTATCCGAACAATGTCCTGGTTACCGGCTATGACATCATTTACTTCTGGGTAGCGCGCATGATCTTCTCCGCGCTGGAGTTCACCGGTAAGAAGCCGTTCTCCGATGTATTCATGCACGGCTTGGTGCGCGATGCCGAAGGACGTAAGATGTCCAAGTCGCTCGGCAACGGGATCGATCCGCTGGATGTTATCGAGCAATATGGTGCAGATGCTATGCGTTATATGATTTCGACAAGCAGCACAGCCGGACAGGATCTGCGTTTCCGCATGGAGAGGGTAGAGCAGGCGCGTAATTTTGCCAATAAGATCTGGAATGCCTCGCGCTTTGCACTGATGAATCTGGAAGGCGTGAATTTTGCAGATATTGACATTACAGGTGAGCTTAGTACGGCGGACCGCTGGATTCTGCATCGCTTGAACGAAACTTCTCGTGATATTACGCGTCTAATTGACTCGTACGAGTACGGCGAGACCGGCCGCCTCTTGTATAACTTCATTTGGGATGATCTGTGTGACTGGTACATCGAGTTCGCGAAGCTGTCGCTTTATGGGGCTGACGCTGCTGCCAAAGCGAAGACGCAATCGGTGCTGGCCTATGTGCTGGACCGTACGCTGCGCCTGATTCACCCGTTCATGCCGTTCATTACCGAAGAAATTTGGCAGCATCTGCCGCATGAAGGCGAAACGATCACCCTGGCGGAATGGCCTAAATATGATGCAGCGCTTGAGAATCCGCAGGCAGTGGCAGAAATGACCCTGCTGATGGACATCATTCGTGCGGTTCGTAATATCCGCGCCGAGGTGAATGTGCCGATGAGCAAGAAGGTTGAGCTGATCATCAAAGCCGGAAATGAAGACACCTTGAGCATCATTACCCGCAACGACAATTACATCGGACGCTTCTGCAACACATCTTCGTTCGAAGCAAGCCTTGATCCGCAGACACCGGATAAAGTCATGTCCGCAGTAGTTACGGGCGCAGAGCTTCTTCTGCCGCTGTCGGGGCTGATCGATATTGAGCAGGAAATTATCCGTCTGGAAAAAGAAGTTCAGAGTCTGAACAGCGAAGTAGAGCGCGTGGAGAAGAAGCTCGGCAATCAGGGCTTCGTGGCCAAGGCGCCGGCAAAAGTCATCGAAGAGGAACGTGCAAAGCAGGCGGACTATTCCGCAAAACGCGAGAAAGTGCTCGCCCGCATCGCAGAGCTGAGAGGATAA
- a CDS encoding LysM peptidoglycan-binding domain-containing protein has product MFDQSHGLRFDIYERIHLSEELPGIAELEEVELIPEIQVIQREDRAELYGQLLLTGLYRGENDRTERLEHAIPVEITVPLTRVSSLEDIGVEIENFDIDLLTMRTVNITGVLSLRGIGGAETQPAWQQEEYTAAYSPDEEKQATGVRVEAKEHENDALYENSVWTYGEGTAENFAEEHEFAHSGPEAAVNPLFLEGTVFTHQPAASPPAQQKDKEVKVRTHSFDSPQGISAAGTANNEPVSGHFFGAQGRAEQAVPADGNQAGYTNPFNSSDIAKVSGTESSGSTKDISDAAAENTAAEVHASHQEEEDFSAENGDYAALFAQDSSVSHADQENAGEGVISKEAAPPQEEKPDLKVALGSKREEDIPAKEHLTFSSLLSSSRSRKEQEELIAEDTAAAAPVPDSGRDGEWKSRFIGGLNGKDLFRKVRLCIVQREETIDTIAEKYQLSARELVMYNRLSGQNVEEGQVLYIP; this is encoded by the coding sequence GTGTTTGACCAGTCCCACGGTTTGCGGTTTGATATTTATGAACGCATCCACCTTTCGGAAGAACTTCCGGGAATCGCTGAACTGGAAGAGGTGGAGCTGATTCCGGAAATCCAGGTGATTCAGCGGGAGGACCGGGCCGAGCTGTACGGACAGCTTCTGCTCACCGGACTCTACCGGGGTGAGAATGACCGGACGGAACGTCTGGAGCATGCCATTCCTGTTGAAATCACAGTACCGCTGACCCGGGTCAGCTCACTTGAAGACATAGGGGTGGAGATCGAGAATTTCGATATCGACCTGCTTACGATGCGTACGGTCAATATAACTGGTGTACTCTCGCTGCGGGGAATCGGGGGAGCGGAGACGCAGCCCGCCTGGCAGCAGGAGGAGTACACGGCAGCTTATTCACCTGACGAGGAAAAACAGGCCACGGGGGTTAGGGTAGAGGCCAAGGAGCATGAGAACGATGCCTTGTATGAAAACTCAGTGTGGACTTATGGCGAAGGCACCGCAGAGAATTTCGCTGAGGAGCATGAGTTTGCCCACAGTGGCCCTGAAGCTGCTGTGAATCCGCTGTTTTTGGAAGGCACTGTGTTCACCCACCAGCCTGCTGCATCCCCACCGGCCCAACAGAAGGACAAGGAAGTGAAGGTGCGGACACACAGCTTTGATAGCCCGCAGGGGATATCAGCAGCCGGAACCGCGAACAACGAACCTGTTTCGGGTCACTTCTTCGGGGCACAAGGGAGAGCGGAGCAGGCCGTCCCGGCCGATGGAAATCAGGCTGGCTATACAAATCCCTTTAACAGTTCTGACATTGCCAAAGTATCAGGCACCGAAAGTTCAGGCAGCACAAAGGACATTTCGGATGCTGCCGCTGAGAATACAGCCGCGGAGGTGCATGCGTCCCATCAGGAAGAAGAGGATTTCTCTGCTGAAAATGGGGACTATGCGGCACTTTTTGCTCAGGATAGCTCCGTATCTCACGCTGATCAGGAGAACGCGGGCGAAGGCGTGATCTCTAAGGAAGCAGCACCTCCGCAGGAGGAGAAGCCGGATCTCAAGGTTGCCCTGGGAAGCAAGAGAGAAGAAGATATTCCCGCGAAGGAGCATCTTACCTTCTCTTCCCTGCTCAGCTCCAGCCGCTCCCGCAAGGAACAGGAGGAGCTTATCGCCGAGGATACAGCTGCGGCGGCGCCTGTTCCGGACTCCGGCCGTGACGGGGAATGGAAAAGCCGCTTTATCGGTGGCTTAAACGGCAAGGATCTGTTCCGTAAAGTGCGTCTCTGCATTGTCCAGCGTGAAGAAACAATCGATACTATAGCGGAGAAATATCAGCTCAGTGCAAGAGAGCTTGTCATGTACAACCGTCTTTCCGGTCAGAATGTGGAGGAAGGCCAAGTTTTGTATATCCCTTAA